The nucleotide sequence ATTCAGCCCAAAAAATACATAATATTTAATTGCAAGGAAAAACTTTTCATCCCTTAGGCCATAGACAAGTGGACAAAGACATCGTGGGGCCAGAATAAAAACAATGTAATCAAAGAATCTCACATTATTGTACAATTTCAAATTAATTGGCAGGATGGCAGCCTCAATGAACGGGCACCACAGCTGGATCAGACACAGGAACAACTGGATAGCGTGGAGAATCACCGTTTTACGACATTTAGATAAAGATTTCTTATTTTCCGAAGCTTCTTTGGCCACTGCAAATATTCTAACATAGGTAAACACAATGGTGATGGACATGACCAGAAAGTACAACTGACCTATAACTGATCTAAGGTGTCTCTGCCACTTGTGTGCAATAAACATCTCTGCTGAACACAGCTTATACTGCGTGTAGAAGCCCAGAGGGACTGAGGCAAAGAAGATGGAGACAATTATGATGGGCTGTATGGCGCTGATGCTGTGGATGAGTAGGATGCAGTGAATGGCTCTGCGTACAGTGGAGAGCTCTCCATGGCGCAGGGGCATGCAGATGGCCACATATCGCTCCAGGCTCATGGCTGTCAGTGTCAGCGGCGTGACAAAGGTCAACTCACAAAGCAACACacagaaaaaaacacacacagcagctGGCATGGTGACACTAAAGTAAGTCAGGAGGAGCAAGTTATTAGTCATGATTAGGTACAGACAGTCAGCCAGCAGTGTGTGAGCAAAGAAAATATAACGTGTGTTTGAGAGAAAGGTGTCCTTTTTGAAGAAGGTGAAGATGAGCAGGCAGATGATGTAAATGAAGATTGCATTCATCACCTGGACTATTATGATCCTGTCATTAACTTGTTGCAGAGAGGAGCTGCTACCACCATCTGCAGCTGTTGTATTGTTGTCAGCCATAATCACACAATGAAATAACCAATAACAAGAAGTTATG is from Oncorhynchus gorbuscha isolate QuinsamMale2020 ecotype Even-year linkage group LG19, OgorEven_v1.0, whole genome shotgun sequence and encodes:
- the LOC124006390 gene encoding odorant receptor 131-2-like produces the protein MQLMYITSCYWLFHCVIMADNNTTAADGGSSSSLQQVNDRIIIVQVMNAIFIYIICLLIFTFFKKDTFLSNTRYIFFAHTLLADCLYLIMTNNLLLLTYFSVTMPAAVCVFFCVLLCELTFVTPLTLTAMSLERYVAICMPLRHGELSTVRRAIHCILLIHSISAIQPIIIVSIFFASVPLGFYTQYKLCSAEMFIAHKWQRHLRSVIGQLYFLVMSITIVFTYVRIFAVAKEASENKKSLSKCRKTVILHAIQLFLCLIQLWCPFIEAAILPINLKLYNNVRFFDYIVFILAPRCLCPLVYGLRDEKFFLAIKYYVFFGLNKNISPILVDNLITGHMKT